One window of Botrimarina mediterranea genomic DNA carries:
- a CDS encoding RNA polymerase sigma factor, which yields MPVPDRQTRFRELLERSHARWVGIARAYAPPDDREDLLQEIALQVWRSLESFADASSLDTWAYRVALNTALAWRRKATTRSTKLKQANDDVGQLAGAAGEAGEPNVTAVLDRFLAALNEADRAVMLLHLDGVAQTDAAEVLGVESGAYRTRLHRIRKRFEEDYCQAEGER from the coding sequence ATGCCCGTCCCCGATCGACAAACCCGATTCCGCGAACTGCTTGAGCGGAGCCACGCCCGCTGGGTGGGGATCGCGCGGGCGTACGCCCCTCCGGACGACCGCGAGGACTTGTTGCAGGAGATCGCGCTACAGGTCTGGCGAAGCCTGGAGAGCTTTGCGGACGCCTCGAGCCTCGACACCTGGGCGTACCGGGTCGCCCTCAACACCGCGCTAGCTTGGCGTCGCAAGGCGACCACGCGGAGCACGAAGTTGAAACAGGCCAACGACGACGTCGGTCAGCTCGCCGGCGCCGCCGGTGAAGCGGGCGAACCGAACGTCACCGCGGTGCTCGATCGATTCCTAGCTGCGCTGAACGAAGCGGACCGGGCGGTGATGCTGCTGCATCTCGACGGCGTCGCCCAGACCGATGCGGCCGAGGTGCTCGGCGTCGAGTCCGGCGCGTACCGGACGCGTCTGCACCGTATCCGGAAACGTTTCGAAGAGGACTACTGTCAAGCGGAGGGCGAGCGATGA
- a CDS encoding YceI family protein, whose protein sequence is MLTRQLLLSAVAVVAAVPTTRGANFEVDPSHTSVVFSVSHLGYSYTYGMFRDVKGTVEFDKASPEASKFSFTIDAASLNTMNEKRDEHLKGADFFNVKQFPQITFESTAVAPAASSDGKTLYNVTGKMTMHGVEKEVTLPIELLGEGETPFNDYRAGFMCQTTLKRSDFDMDFMVGPIGDSIGVTVSFEAVKK, encoded by the coding sequence ATGCTCACTCGCCAGTTGCTGTTGTCCGCGGTCGCTGTTGTTGCCGCCGTTCCCACCACCCGCGGGGCGAACTTCGAGGTGGATCCCTCGCACACGTCGGTCGTGTTCAGCGTCAGCCACCTCGGCTACAGCTACACCTACGGCATGTTCCGCGATGTGAAAGGGACGGTCGAGTTCGACAAGGCCAGCCCCGAGGCGAGCAAGTTCAGCTTCACGATCGACGCGGCCAGCCTCAACACGATGAACGAGAAGCGGGACGAGCACCTCAAGGGCGCCGACTTCTTCAACGTCAAGCAGTTCCCGCAGATCACGTTCGAGAGCACCGCGGTCGCGCCCGCCGCGAGCTCCGATGGCAAGACGCTCTACAACGTCACCGGCAAGATGACGATGCACGGCGTCGAGAAGGAAGTGACGCTGCCGATCGAGCTGCTCGGCGAAGGCGAAACGCCGTTCAACGACTACCGCGCGGGCTTCATGTGCCAAACAACGCTGAAGCGTTCGGACTTCGACATGGACTTCATGGTCGGCCCGATCGGCGACAGCATCGGCGTCACGGTGAGCTTTGAAGCCGTCAAGAAGTGA
- a CDS encoding MarR family winged helix-turn-helix transcriptional regulator, translating to MPSLAQELRKRHEFALPEQEATLNIVRTATRLIEAGERVLKPHGISGPLYNILRIVRGIGGDGVPSGEIGVQMVTPTPDVTRLVDRLEKLQLAARSRKEGDRRVVLVRLTPKGRRLLTKLDPIIEQMHRDTLGHLTPSELRSINELMVRVRDSPALGKPSGCQPTKD from the coding sequence ATGCCTAGCCTTGCCCAAGAGCTCCGCAAACGCCACGAGTTCGCCCTGCCCGAGCAGGAGGCGACCTTGAACATCGTCCGCACCGCCACCCGCTTGATAGAGGCCGGCGAACGTGTCTTGAAGCCCCACGGGATCAGCGGCCCGCTCTACAACATCCTGCGGATCGTCCGCGGCATCGGCGGCGACGGGGTCCCTTCGGGCGAGATCGGCGTCCAGATGGTCACTCCCACGCCCGACGTGACGCGGCTCGTCGACCGCCTGGAGAAGCTCCAGCTCGCTGCCCGCTCCCGCAAGGAGGGCGACCGCCGCGTCGTACTTGTCCGGCTGACGCCAAAAGGCCGCCGGCTGCTTACCAAGCTCGACCCGATCATCGAACAGATGCACCGTGACACGCTCGGCCACCTCACGCCCAGCGAGCTCCGCTCGATCAACGAACTGATGGTCCGCGTCCGCGACTCGCCGGCGCTCGGCAAGCCGAGCGGATGCCAACCAACCAAGGATTAA
- a CDS encoding c-type cytochrome, with protein sequence MRRQTFHNAALLAPILAVAFVSALGAEVPSSEPSRQLPPGPLGEAVELGRRLVNETSDHPLSAPFVGNDLNCTSCHLDDGEHPTAGSFLGVATAYPAWSPRENRVITLEDRVLNCFMRSENGIRPPNGSEVSVAISAYITWLSQGESIAMNPDQPLGPNAVEPVRLDPATADVDRGADLYETHCAACHREDGLGSDDGPPVWGDRSYNRGAGLSQNVKLASWLKVAMPLGEPILTEQEALDIAAYVNSQERPEFVLEEHLGTQKPHAAP encoded by the coding sequence ATGAGAAGGCAGACATTCCACAACGCCGCCTTGCTGGCGCCAATTCTCGCGGTCGCTTTTGTGTCCGCCTTGGGCGCGGAAGTCCCGTCGAGCGAGCCATCGCGACAACTACCCCCGGGTCCGTTGGGCGAAGCCGTCGAGCTAGGGCGGCGCCTCGTCAACGAGACCAGTGACCATCCGTTGTCGGCGCCTTTCGTCGGCAATGACCTGAACTGCACCTCCTGCCACCTCGACGACGGCGAGCATCCAACCGCCGGAAGCTTCCTCGGTGTCGCCACGGCCTATCCCGCCTGGTCGCCGCGCGAGAATCGTGTGATCACTCTCGAGGACCGCGTCTTGAACTGCTTCATGCGGAGCGAGAACGGCATCCGACCGCCGAACGGGAGCGAAGTCTCCGTCGCCATCAGCGCCTACATCACGTGGCTCTCCCAGGGAGAGTCCATCGCGATGAATCCCGATCAGCCGCTCGGCCCCAACGCGGTTGAGCCGGTCCGCTTGGACCCGGCCACCGCGGACGTTGATCGCGGCGCCGATCTCTACGAGACGCACTGTGCGGCGTGCCATCGTGAAGACGGGTTGGGCTCGGACGACGGGCCGCCCGTGTGGGGCGATCGCTCGTACAACCGTGGCGCCGGACTCAGCCAGAACGTCAAGCTAGCGTCGTGGCTGAAAGTGGCGATGCCGCTGGGCGAGCCGATCCTCACCGAGCAAGAGGCGCTCGACATCGCGGCGTACGTCAATTCGCAAGAGCGGCCGGAGTTCGTGCTGGAGGAGCACCTGGGGACGCAAAAGCCGCATGCGGCGCCGTAG
- a CDS encoding excinuclease ABC subunit UvrC: MADEGDSTTIETTPDGDDGAAAQTLPKTQPEFFARAAEKVRTKFPATPGVYLFQDQKGRVLYVGKAKNLKARAGSYFLKAAAEDSRTAQLVAEAYDIDFIDAESEVDALLMESRLVKDIQPKFNRDLRDDKSFPYLQITTYEDFPRVEITREPRATAAKLYGPFTNVYALRGALQVLQKIFKFRTCSLDIEENDERWRWFRPCLLASIDQCTAPCNLRVSKEDYRKDITRLKTFLEGGRSRLLKELNAEMEEASKSLRFEKAARLRDEIRLLERLDERGELEEDVQPEVFYVDPKKGLAGLQKVLKLPEMPRVIEGVDIAHLGGNETVASLVQFIDGLPFKPGYRRYRIRDVQGIDDFASIREVVARRFGRLEQAGEAFPDILLIDGGKGQLSHGMEAFASLGITPPTVISLAKKEELVYRPGDSEPLRLSRHSFALRLLQYVRDESHRFAQHYHHLLRRKRTLGE; the protein is encoded by the coding sequence ATGGCGGACGAAGGCGACAGCACGACGATCGAGACCACTCCCGACGGGGACGACGGCGCCGCTGCGCAGACGTTACCCAAGACGCAACCAGAGTTCTTCGCCCGCGCCGCCGAGAAGGTGCGGACCAAGTTCCCCGCGACGCCCGGCGTTTATTTGTTTCAGGATCAGAAGGGGCGTGTCCTCTACGTCGGCAAGGCGAAGAACCTCAAGGCCCGGGCCGGCAGCTATTTCCTCAAGGCCGCCGCCGAGGACAGCCGCACCGCGCAGCTGGTGGCCGAGGCGTACGACATCGACTTCATCGACGCCGAGTCGGAAGTCGACGCGCTCTTGATGGAGTCGCGGCTCGTCAAAGACATCCAGCCCAAGTTCAACCGCGACCTGCGCGACGACAAGTCGTTCCCGTACCTGCAGATCACCACCTACGAGGACTTCCCCCGGGTCGAGATCACCCGCGAGCCGCGCGCCACCGCGGCGAAGCTCTACGGGCCGTTCACGAACGTCTACGCCCTCCGCGGCGCGCTGCAGGTACTGCAGAAGATCTTCAAGTTCCGCACGTGCAGCCTCGACATCGAAGAGAACGACGAGCGCTGGCGGTGGTTCCGGCCGTGCCTGTTGGCGTCGATCGACCAATGCACTGCGCCGTGCAATCTGCGCGTTTCTAAAGAGGACTACCGCAAGGACATCACCCGCCTAAAGACGTTCTTAGAAGGGGGCCGTTCTCGGCTGCTGAAGGAGCTGAACGCCGAGATGGAGGAGGCGTCGAAGTCGCTGCGCTTCGAGAAGGCCGCTCGGTTGCGGGACGAGATCCGACTGCTTGAACGACTCGACGAACGCGGCGAGCTCGAGGAGGACGTGCAGCCCGAGGTCTTCTACGTCGATCCTAAGAAAGGCCTCGCCGGTTTGCAGAAGGTGCTCAAGCTGCCGGAGATGCCGCGGGTCATCGAGGGCGTGGACATCGCCCACCTCGGCGGCAACGAGACGGTGGCGTCGCTCGTGCAATTCATCGACGGCCTGCCGTTCAAGCCGGGCTACCGCCGCTACCGCATCCGCGACGTGCAAGGGATCGACGACTTCGCCAGCATCCGTGAGGTCGTCGCCCGACGCTTCGGTCGGCTCGAACAAGCGGGCGAGGCGTTCCCCGACATCCTGTTGATCGACGGCGGCAAGGGTCAGCTCTCGCACGGCATGGAGGCGTTCGCGTCACTGGGCATCACACCGCCGACCGTGATCTCGCTCGCCAAGAAAGAGGAGCTCGTCTACCGCCCCGGCGACAGCGAACCGTTGCGGCTTTCACGGCACTCGTTCGCGCTGCGGCTGTTGCAATACGTCCGGGACGAGTCGCACCGCTTCGCCCAGCACTACCACCACCTGCTGCGGCGGAAGCGGACGTTGGGGGAGTGA
- a CDS encoding potassium/proton antiporter gives MFLIDTLILGVGVMLLLGIVSSKLSSRLGVPVLVLFLLLGILAGSEGIGGIEFENYRLAHAIGTVSLAVILFDGGLSTSMTSIRLAWKPAVTLATVGVLITSVIVGFAAVWILGVSPLQGLLLGSIVGSTDAAAVFSVLRSGGVHLSRRLAAVLEVESASNDPMAIFLTIGCIELLLGNQPLGVGLLGMFVAQMAIGGACGLVGGYMAAWIVDRIELAAAGMYPVLVTSTCFLTFGAAASLGGSGFLAVYLAGLVIGNRPLVFKRGVLAYHDSLAWLSQIMMFVVLGLLCFPSRLMEVSGRAMLLAAVLILVARPIAVIASTFPFKFSWRETAFMSWVGLKGAVPITLATFPLMLATPDHALQARVVFDVVFFIVVVSAIVQGVGLSPAARWLGLEHPPAPVAPVTLEISSLKHVEGDIVDYAVDANSRATGRKVKNLGLPEGAVIAMIARGNQIIPPQGATRIEAGDHVILVLRPNTRTLVNRVFAPKGERDHVLPSLEFPLRAGTKLRELVEVYELSFDGPPDCTLVDAMQHHLGHPPKLGETVCYGATTLRVDRLSPEGAVEIIAMSVITEPPQPAPARPSAPSDKPPSNDAESTA, from the coding sequence ATGTTCCTGATCGACACCCTAATCCTCGGCGTGGGCGTCATGCTGCTGTTGGGGATCGTCTCCAGCAAGCTGTCGTCGCGGCTGGGGGTGCCGGTGCTGGTGCTGTTCCTGTTGCTCGGTATCCTCGCCGGCTCCGAGGGGATCGGCGGCATCGAGTTCGAGAACTACCGCCTCGCGCACGCCATCGGCACCGTGTCGCTGGCCGTGATCCTGTTCGACGGCGGGTTGAGCACGTCGATGACGTCGATCCGGCTGGCGTGGAAGCCGGCGGTGACGCTCGCCACGGTCGGCGTGTTAATCACTTCGGTGATTGTCGGCTTCGCGGCGGTCTGGATTTTGGGCGTGTCGCCGCTGCAAGGTCTGCTCCTAGGCAGCATTGTCGGCTCGACCGACGCGGCGGCCGTGTTCTCGGTGCTGCGGTCGGGCGGCGTCCATCTCTCTCGCCGGCTCGCCGCCGTGCTCGAGGTCGAGAGCGCATCGAACGACCCGATGGCGATCTTCCTCACGATTGGCTGCATCGAGTTGCTGCTCGGGAATCAGCCGCTTGGCGTCGGCCTCTTGGGCATGTTCGTTGCGCAGATGGCAATCGGCGGCGCCTGTGGTCTCGTCGGCGGCTATATGGCGGCGTGGATCGTCGACCGCATCGAACTCGCCGCCGCCGGCATGTACCCGGTGCTCGTCACCTCGACCTGCTTCCTCACCTTCGGCGCCGCGGCGAGCCTCGGCGGCAGCGGGTTCCTCGCCGTTTATCTGGCCGGCCTTGTGATCGGCAATCGGCCGCTGGTCTTCAAGCGCGGCGTGCTCGCTTACCACGACTCGCTGGCGTGGCTGTCGCAGATCATGATGTTCGTGGTCCTCGGCCTGCTCTGCTTCCCCAGCCGGCTCATGGAAGTGTCGGGCCGGGCGATGCTGCTGGCGGCGGTGCTGATCCTGGTGGCGCGCCCGATCGCGGTGATCGCCTCGACCTTCCCGTTCAAGTTCTCCTGGCGCGAGACGGCGTTCATGTCGTGGGTCGGCTTGAAGGGGGCCGTGCCCATTACGCTGGCGACCTTCCCGCTGATGCTCGCGACGCCCGACCACGCCCTGCAGGCGCGGGTCGTGTTCGACGTGGTCTTCTTCATCGTTGTGGTGTCGGCGATCGTGCAGGGCGTCGGGCTGTCGCCCGCCGCGCGATGGCTGGGCTTGGAACACCCGCCCGCGCCGGTGGCGCCGGTGACGCTCGAGATCAGCTCCCTCAAGCACGTCGAAGGGGACATCGTCGATTACGCCGTGGACGCGAACTCACGCGCGACGGGGAGGAAGGTCAAGAACCTCGGCCTCCCCGAGGGCGCGGTGATCGCGATGATCGCCCGCGGCAACCAGATCATCCCGCCGCAAGGCGCGACGCGCATCGAGGCCGGCGACCACGTGATCCTCGTGCTGCGTCCCAACACCCGGACCTTGGTCAACCGGGTCTTCGCGCCGAAGGGCGAGCGCGACCACGTGTTGCCGTCACTGGAATTCCCGCTCCGCGCCGGCACGAAGCTGCGCGAGCTGGTCGAGGTCTACGAGTTGTCGTTCGACGGGCCGCCCGACTGCACGCTCGTCGACGCGATGCAGCACCACCTCGGCCATCCGCCGAAGCTCGGTGAAACCGTCTGCTACGGCGCCACCACGCTGCGGGTCGATCGCCTCTCGCCCGAAGGGGCGGTCGAGATCATTGCGATGTCCGTCATCACCGAGCCGCCGCAACCGGCGCCTGCCAGACCTTCAGCGCCGAGCGACAAACCGCCTAGCAACGACGCCGAATCGACAGCGTAG
- a CDS encoding DCC1-like thiol-disulfide oxidoreductase family protein gives MRRPPLSPLQRVLLVLLGAGWLFAAIGSHFVFEPQVAAAYDGESFAWLNQKIAGHKAHRAGAGLDASREWYAARMQRYAWNVSALATLYAAGAAAVIALPAVRRRLKKFFFASSAPLNLAVLRIAAFGMLLYLLRSERILTYAAWPRELYDFPVVADWLYKFLPISAEVASPLLMVATVTTVLAILGLFTRVAAVVSVLLAIYLIGIPQLSGKVNHLHHVMLICAVLACSRCGDALSIDSLIRAVRGADRGVVAPPRRGVRYGLPIRVAMMVLATAYFFPGFWKVASNGPQWVFSNNLENHMLQKWFELETYTPPIPLHQAPFSGPMGALFAVVFELGLPLALLWKPTRIAWAAMGLTFHNLTNLLMNISFVTLQVMYVMFVDWQRLLRWLGRAMLGEPIRVLYDGNCGICRRTMAVLGVVDWLQQLKPVNALNREAVEAEGLGFLEDAALVTDMHAAWRESSRDGGVDGWRTAKGYSAYQQIAWRVPVLWPSLLVIYLPPVVAIGWKVYRRVADSRACKLASPHKPAAAVAAHAWSWKPLAIVTAVILTAQVALGTARLHKAWPVACYPLFDQIEQPWVVWPEFELVTKSGERLPLDDDPIRDHFGSARYVAPMKLLIQEPIDEPKAAEVLNEFAAIWRNAGDLPEDEATINRLVVTRSRYDLTGPQRPAEPTERTTGFEMPWRQVTARHQLAPIPDAQGREH, from the coding sequence ATGCGTCGGCCGCCGCTGAGCCCGCTCCAACGCGTCCTGCTAGTCCTCCTGGGCGCCGGTTGGCTCTTCGCGGCGATCGGGAGCCACTTCGTCTTCGAGCCCCAGGTGGCGGCCGCTTACGACGGCGAGTCGTTCGCCTGGCTCAACCAGAAGATCGCCGGCCACAAGGCGCACCGCGCCGGCGCCGGGCTCGACGCCAGCCGCGAGTGGTACGCCGCGCGGATGCAGCGTTACGCTTGGAACGTCTCCGCCCTGGCGACGCTGTACGCCGCCGGCGCCGCCGCGGTGATCGCCCTGCCCGCCGTGCGGCGGCGTTTGAAGAAGTTTTTCTTCGCGTCGTCGGCGCCGCTGAACCTTGCCGTGTTGCGGATCGCGGCGTTTGGCATGCTGCTTTACCTGCTGCGAAGCGAACGGATCCTCACGTACGCCGCTTGGCCGAGAGAGTTGTACGACTTCCCGGTCGTCGCGGACTGGCTCTACAAGTTCCTGCCGATCTCGGCCGAAGTCGCCTCGCCGCTGCTGATGGTCGCCACCGTGACGACGGTGCTGGCGATCCTCGGACTCTTTACGCGCGTCGCAGCCGTCGTCAGCGTGTTGCTGGCGATCTATCTGATCGGCATCCCGCAGTTGTCGGGGAAAGTGAACCACCTCCATCACGTCATGCTGATCTGCGCAGTGCTCGCCTGCTCGCGCTGCGGCGACGCGTTGTCGATCGACTCGCTGATCCGCGCGGTGCGCGGCGCCGACCGGGGCGTCGTGGCCCCGCCCCGACGGGGCGTGCGTTACGGCCTGCCGATCCGGGTGGCGATGATGGTGCTGGCCACCGCTTACTTCTTTCCGGGTTTCTGGAAGGTCGCCTCCAACGGCCCGCAATGGGTCTTCAGCAACAACCTCGAGAACCACATGCTGCAGAAGTGGTTCGAACTGGAGACCTATACGCCGCCGATCCCGCTGCACCAGGCGCCGTTCTCCGGGCCGATGGGCGCGCTGTTCGCGGTCGTCTTCGAGCTCGGCCTACCGCTCGCGCTCTTGTGGAAGCCGACACGCATCGCCTGGGCGGCGATGGGGCTGACTTTCCACAACCTCACCAACCTGCTGATGAACATCAGCTTCGTGACGCTCCAAGTCATGTACGTGATGTTCGTCGATTGGCAGCGGCTGCTGCGCTGGCTAGGCCGGGCGATGCTCGGTGAGCCGATCCGCGTCCTCTACGACGGCAACTGCGGCATCTGCCGCCGGACGATGGCGGTGCTGGGCGTGGTGGATTGGCTACAGCAACTGAAGCCGGTGAACGCCCTCAATCGCGAGGCTGTCGAGGCCGAGGGGCTTGGCTTCTTGGAGGACGCGGCGCTGGTGACGGATATGCACGCGGCGTGGAGGGAAAGCTCGAGGGACGGGGGAGTGGATGGCTGGCGTACGGCCAAGGGCTACAGCGCTTATCAGCAGATTGCTTGGCGGGTTCCTGTGTTGTGGCCTTCGCTGCTGGTGATCTACTTGCCGCCGGTCGTGGCGATCGGGTGGAAGGTTTATCGGCGGGTCGCCGACAGCCGGGCTTGCAAGCTGGCGTCGCCGCACAAGCCGGCGGCAGCGGTGGCGGCCCACGCCTGGTCGTGGAAGCCGCTGGCGATCGTCACGGCGGTGATCCTCACGGCGCAGGTCGCCCTCGGCACAGCGCGGCTGCATAAGGCGTGGCCGGTTGCTTGCTACCCCCTCTTTGACCAGATCGAGCAACCCTGGGTCGTGTGGCCCGAGTTCGAACTCGTCACGAAGAGCGGCGAGCGCTTGCCGCTCGACGACGACCCAATCCGCGACCACTTCGGCTCAGCCCGCTACGTGGCGCCGATGAAGCTGCTGATTCAAGAGCCGATCGATGAACCGAAGGCGGCGGAAGTGCTCAACGAGTTCGCCGCCATCTGGCGCAACGCGGGAGACCTTCCCGAAGACGAAGCGACGATCAATCGCCTCGTCGTGACACGATCCCGCTACGACCTTACCGGCCCCCAACGCCCCGCCGAACCGACAGAGCGAACGACGGGTTTCGAAATGCCTTGGCGCCAAGTTACGGCGCGCCACCAATTGGCGCCGATCCCTGATGCACAAGGGCGGGAACACTAA
- a CDS encoding peptidylprolyl isomerase translates to MSTHRSSKVTSVARLAAALSLAFAAVAVAQAPFTATSAAPAQQEAAAPAPMSLTGPADVQPLEECKVVARVNSEVILACELDWQMRLMFEQRFGPERAHQMMTSPQFAPARDEVMKGMIVSRIEMALLYADFRSKAPQADLASIKKQIDIPFEETEVPRLIETLQVEDRAALEAKLLELGTSLNERREDFHRTMIARSWLQQAVKIDREVTHEQLIEFYREHESDYDQPERVRWEELMVRFDKHPSKSEAYAALALLGNEAYAAAQAASAGEPAFAAIAPTKSDGFTADDGGAYDWTTQGSLASEQIDRALFDAPVGEMSPILEGPMGFHIVRVIERREAGPTPFRDVQAKIREDLFNLRRDQAINEKMSEMKRNARLWTVFTGDMSYEQLAEITQTQRK, encoded by the coding sequence TTGTCTACGCATCGCTCATCGAAGGTCACGTCCGTCGCGCGGCTCGCAGCCGCGTTGTCGTTGGCGTTCGCCGCCGTCGCTGTGGCGCAGGCGCCATTCACCGCGACGTCCGCCGCGCCTGCTCAACAAGAGGCCGCGGCGCCAGCTCCGATGTCGCTGACGGGTCCGGCGGACGTCCAGCCACTCGAGGAATGCAAAGTCGTCGCCCGCGTCAATAGCGAGGTGATCCTGGCCTGCGAGTTGGATTGGCAGATGCGGCTGATGTTCGAGCAGCGGTTCGGGCCCGAGCGCGCCCATCAGATGATGACATCGCCACAGTTCGCTCCGGCGCGCGACGAGGTGATGAAGGGCATGATCGTCAGCCGCATCGAGATGGCCCTGCTCTACGCCGACTTCCGCAGCAAGGCGCCCCAGGCCGACTTGGCCTCGATCAAGAAGCAGATCGATATTCCTTTCGAGGAGACCGAAGTCCCGCGGCTAATCGAGACCCTCCAGGTCGAGGATCGCGCAGCGCTCGAGGCAAAGCTACTCGAACTCGGCACGTCGCTCAACGAACGCCGTGAAGACTTCCACCGCACGATGATCGCCCGCAGCTGGCTTCAACAGGCGGTGAAGATCGATCGGGAGGTCACGCACGAACAACTCATCGAGTTCTATCGCGAGCACGAGTCGGACTACGACCAGCCCGAGCGGGTCCGCTGGGAAGAGTTAATGGTGCGGTTCGACAAGCATCCCTCGAAGAGCGAGGCTTACGCCGCTCTCGCGCTGCTCGGCAATGAAGCCTACGCCGCCGCCCAAGCGGCGTCGGCCGGTGAGCCGGCCTTCGCCGCGATCGCGCCGACGAAGTCGGACGGGTTCACCGCCGACGACGGCGGCGCTTACGACTGGACGACGCAGGGATCGCTCGCGTCGGAGCAGATCGACCGAGCCTTGTTCGATGCGCCTGTGGGCGAGATGAGTCCGATCCTCGAGGGGCCGATGGGGTTCCATATCGTCCGCGTTATCGAACGCCGCGAGGCGGGTCCCACCCCCTTCCGAGACGTGCAAGCCAAGATCCGCGAAGACCTCTTCAACCTACGCCGGGACCAAGCCATCAACGAGAAGATGTCGGAGATGAAGAGGAACGCCCGGCTCTGGACGGTCTTCACCGGCGATATGAGCTATGAACAACTCGCCGAGATCACCCAGACCCAGCGCAAATGA